In Nicotiana tabacum cultivar K326 chromosome 17, ASM71507v2, whole genome shotgun sequence, one DNA window encodes the following:
- the LOC107781321 gene encoding UPF0481 protein At3g47200-like: protein MVAVFNKDLLSWYLITLKLKETVDAGLQNAPTPTTSRSIEFPELPLLHKEQHQPSDSLKVTIEENAPILEEDPKSPESEWVISIKEKLEQAKQDNDAGSWAKLSIYRVPLSLRKDDDKAYIPQIVSLGPYHHGKRRLRNMDRHKWRAVYHILKRTNQEIKLHFDAVRELEEKARACYEGNITMSSNEFVEMMVLDSCFVLELFRGVAGGFTHFGYARNDPIFAMRGSMHSIQRDMIMIENQIPLFILDRLYGIQSEMPDEKGVVARLALRFFDPLMPTDEPLTQSDLNKFKSSMGRSASFDPLGDLGGLHCLDVFRRSLLQTGPKPTPRTWIKRWSHSNRVADKRRQQLIHCVSELKDAGVKFKKRKTDRFWDVKFQNGILKMPRLLIHDGTKSLFLNLIAFEQCHLDCTNDITSYVIFLDNLIDSPEDVSYLHYCGIIEHWLGNDAEVADLFNRLCQEVVFDINDSYLSQLSDQINRYYDHRWNAWRATLSHKYFNNPWAIISFIAAVILILFTFAQTFYGVYGYYRPPQ from the exons ATGGTTGCAGTATTCAACAAAGATCTTTTGAGTTGGTACCTCATTACCCTTAAGCTCAAAGAAACAGTTGATGCTGGACTTCAAAATGCTCCTACTCCTACCACCAGCAGATCCATTGAATTTCCAGAACTGCCCCTGTTGCATAAAGAACAACATCAGCCATCTGATTCTTTGAAAGTTACTATTGAGGAAAATGCACCTATTTTAGAAGAGGATCCTAAATCACCGGAATCCGAATGGGTAATTAGCATTAAGGAGAAATTAGAGCAAGCTAAGCAGGATAATGATGCTGGATCATGGGCTAAACTTTCCATTTACAGAGTCCCCTTAAGCTTGCGCAAAGATGATGATAAAGCTTATATTCCTCAAATTGTTTCTCTTGGTCCTTATCACCACGGCAAAAGACGCCTACGCAATATGGATCGCCATAAATGGCGAGCCGTTTACCACATCCTCAAGCGGACAAATCAAGAAATTAAACTGCATTTTGATGCAGTAAGAGAGCTTGAAGAGAAAGCACGCGCTTGTTATGAAGGGAATATTACAATGAGCAGCAATGAGTTTGTTGAAATGATGGTTCTTGACAGTTGTTTTGTTCTTGAGCTGTTTCGTGGAGTTGCTGGTGGATTCACGCATTTTGGTTATGCGAGGAATGATCCGATTTTCGCGATGCGAGGATCGATGCATTCTATACAGAGAGATATGATCATGATTGAGAATCAAATTCCATTATTTATTCTTGATCGGTTGTATGGGATTCAATCTGAAATGCCTGATGAGAAAGGTGTTGTAGCAAGGTTAGCTTTAAGGTTCTTTGATCCATTGATGCCAACTGATGAGCCATTGACACAGAGTGACTTGAACAAATTCAAGTCTTCTATGGGACGTTCTGCTTCTTTTGATCCATTGGGAGACCTTGGTGGACTTCATTGCCTTGATGTTTTCAG GAGGAGCCTTTTGCAGACAGGGCCTAAGCCAACACCTAGGACGTGGATCAAGCGTTGGTCACATTCGAATCGGGTTGCAGACAAACGCAGGCAGCAGTTGATTCATTGTGTTTCGGAGCTAAAAGACGCTGGGGTTAAGTTCAAGAAAAGGAAGACTGATCGGTTCTGGGACGTTAAATTTCAGAATGGAATCCTCAAAATGCCTCGGCTTTTAATCCATGATGGTACAAAGTCACTTTTCCTCAACCTGATTGCTTTTGAGCAGTGCCATCTTGACTGCACAAATGACATAACTTCGTACGTAATCTTCTTGGACAACTTGATCGATTCGCCAGAGGATGTTAGTTACCTCCATTATTGTGGAATAATTGAGCATTGGCTTGGTAATGACGCGGAAGTTGCTGACCTCTTCAATCGACTTTGTCAAGAGGTCGTTTTCGACATCAATGACAGTTACCTTTCACAGTTATCTGACCAAATTAACAGGTACTATGACCATAGGTGGAATGCTTGGCGTGCTACTTTAAGCCACAAGTATTTCAACAACCCATGGGCAATTATCTCCTTCATTGCTGCTGTTATTTTGATACTGTTCACCTTCGCACAAACGTTTTATGGAGTCTATGGCTACTACAGACCACCTCAATAG